The following proteins are co-located in the Onychomys torridus chromosome 6, mOncTor1.1, whole genome shotgun sequence genome:
- the LOC118585299 gene encoding olfactory receptor 11A1-like has product MMTLSWENQTMIVEFVLRGFSSILQLNISLFIMFFIFYILTVSGNILIVLLVLYNHTLHTPMYFFLVNLSFLEVCYTSNIVPKMLLIIIADQKTISVVGCLAQFYFFGSLAATECLLLAVMSYDRYLAICQPLRYTILMTGSLCLRLATGSWFCCFLLTAITMVLLCRQTFCGPNEIDHFFCDFTPLIHLSCVDTSLTETIAFATSSAVTLVPFLLITVSYSCILIAILRIPSGTGRRKAFSTCSSHLTVVAVFYGTLIATYLVPSANSSQYLRKGFSLLYTILTPMFNPIIYSLRNRDIHEALKKCFSKKPGFLI; this is encoded by the coding sequence ATGATGACCTTATCCTGGGAAAACCAAACGATGATAGTGGAGTTTGTTCTTCGAGGTTTCTCTTCCATCCTACAGCTAAATATTTCCCTCTTTATAATGTTTTTCATCTTCTACATCCTCACTGTTTCTGGAAACATTCTCATTGTTCTCCTAGTTCTGTACAACCATACTCTCCATACTCCCATGTACTTTTTTCTAGTGAACCTGTCCTTTCTGGAGGTCTGCTACACCTCCAACATTGTCCCCAAGATGTTGCTGATTATCATAGCTGACCAGAAGACTATCTCAGTGGTTGGCTGCTTGGCACAATTCTACTTCTTTGGATCCCTTGCTGCAACAGAGTGCCTCTTGCTTGCAGTAATGTCCTATGACCGCTACCTTGCCATCTGCCAGCCTCTCAGATACACCATCCTGATGACTGGCTCTCTCTGCTTAAGGTTGGCTACTGGATCTTGGTTCTGCTGCTTCCTCCTCACAGCCATCACCATGGTCCTGCTGTGTAGACAAACCTTTTGTGGCCCTAATGAAATTGACCACTTCTTTTGTGACTTTAcccctctgatccatctctcctgcGTGGATACTTCATTGACTGAGACCATTGCCTTTGCTACCTCTTCCGCGGTCACTCTGGTCCCATTTCTCCTCATCACGGTTTCTTACTCATGCATTCTCATTGCCATCCTAAGAATCCCATCTGGCACTGGCAGGAGGAAGGCTTTCTCCACCTGTTCATCCCATCTTACTGTAGTCGCAGTATTTTATGGAACACTGATTGCCACATATCTTGTGCCCTCTGCCAACTCCTCCCAATACTTGCGTAAAGGGTTCTCTCTGCTCTATACTATCCTGACACCTATGTTCAATCCCATTATCTACAGCCTGAGAAACAGAGATATCCATGAAGCTTTGAAGAAATGCTTCAGTAAGAAGCCAGGCTTTCTCATAtga